The Candidatus Eisenbacteria bacterium region AACGTAAAGAGGTCCTTGAGCCTTCTCCCGTAACTCTTGTCTGTAAGAAAGCAGCACCCTCCTGCGGGCTGAGGATAGTCCTGAAGCCCGTATTTCGCAGCGAGAGCCGCCTGCTCTTTCCTTGATCTTCCACTGATCGAAAGCAGCCCCGACCTATCCACCCAACCCTTTTCTTCGGGAATCGTCGGAGGAAGAAGTCTTGCCGAAAGCGGCCTCAAGAGAAGTCTGTCCAGCCCGCTTTCCCTGGCGATCAGACCAAGAGTCCCCCGATGCTGTGTCATAGGCCTCTGCCCCAGCACCTCTCCCGTGAAGACGAAAAGAGCATTGTGCTCCTCCATGTATCTCTTTGCCTTTCTGAGCATCATGATTCTGCAATCAATGCACGGATTCATCGCCGAGCCGTAGCCGTGGCGGGGATTTTTGATAACTTCGACGTACTCATCAGAGACGTCAATTATTTCAATCTGACATCCGATGTCGTTGCCGGCCCTCAGAGCCTCATTCTTGTAGATTGCCCCCTGGGGGTTTTTCTTCTTCATCTCCCTCATGTGATCTGTGAGACAGAAGCCCGTATTGAAATTGATGCCGAGAACTTCTACTCCCTGCTCTCTCATGATAATTCCGGCAAGCGTGCTATCAAGCCCGCCGGAAAGCAGGCCCAGAGCCTTAATCCCGGTCATACGACCTGACCTCAGACTCCACTGTCCGGAAAGCGGTGGTTCTCAAGATGGTCAACCCTCCGATTCTTCTTCCTGATGTTACCACGGCGCGATGGAGACCGGCAAAGTTTCGGGCAGCGGACATGAATATTCTGGTAGAATGGGGAGAATGAGCAGTAACAGCAACACAACCAAACGGTCTGCCCTGCTTGTGGCTTCGTTGTCATCCTTTCTCACACCTTTCATGGCTTCCTCAATAGGTGTTGCGCTGCCCTCTATCGGCCGGGAATTTGGCATGAGCGCAGTTCTGCTGAGTTGGGTCGTTACCGTATTCCTTCTTGCCACAGCTGTCTTTCTTGTCCCGTTCGGAAGATTGGCAGACATTCACGGAAGAAAGAGGACGTTCACGTATGGCGCTATGGTCTATACGGCAGCATCCCTTCTCTGTGCAGTCTCAACTTCAGGCAAAATGCTGGTTTCATGTCGAATTCTGCAAGGGATTGGAAATGCGATGATGTTTGGAACCGGGATGGCAATTCTGACTTCCGTATTTTCGCCGGGCGAGAGAGGCAGGGCTT contains the following coding sequences:
- a CDS encoding tRNA (5-methylaminomethyl-2-thiouridylate)-methyltransferase, whose product is MTGIKALGLLSGGLDSTLAGIIMREQGVEVLGINFNTGFCLTDHMREMKKKNPQGAIYKNEALRAGNDIGCQIEIIDVSDEYVEVIKNPRHGYGSAMNPCIDCRIMMLRKAKRYMEEHNALFVFTGEVLGQRPMTQHRGTLGLIARESGLDRLLLRPLSARLLPPTIPEEKGWVDRSGLLSISGRSRKEQAALAAKYGLQDYPQPAGGCCFLTDKSYGRRLKDLFTFKGKDKITAEDMILLKVGRHFRISPALKVIVGRDESENNFLMRHKGSRSYLEPVNFPGPVTLAEGEMGEVGLENTLRLAARYTDGKDSDSVSFKLTHGGQDRLVSAKPFKPEEVIRWLIL
- a CDS encoding MFS transporter, with the protein product MSSNSNTTKRSALLVASLSSFLTPFMASSIGVALPSIGREFGMSAVLLSWVVTVFLLATAVFLVPFGRLADIHGRKRTFTYGAMVYTAASLLCAVSTSGKMLVSCRILQGIGNAMMFGTGMAILTSVFSPGERGRALGINVTAVYLGLSLGPFLGGFLTQYLGWRSIFWVNLPLGLMMIALASWRLRGEWAGAKGEQFDLAGSLIYGLTLMAIMYVLNVNCFSRWRQLEFPFF